Proteins from a genomic interval of Pseudomonas silesiensis:
- the mscL gene encoding large-conductance mechanosensitive channel protein MscL, producing MGVISEFKAFAVKGNVIDMAVGIIIGAAFGKIVSSFVGDVIMPPIGLLIGGVDFSDLAITLKAANGDIPAVVLAYGKFIQTLIDFVIVAFAIFMGVKAINRLKREEAVAPTLPPVPTKEEVLLGEIRDLLKAQNNRPSDVGIEK from the coding sequence ATGGGCGTGATCAGTGAGTTCAAGGCCTTCGCGGTCAAAGGCAATGTGATAGACATGGCTGTCGGTATCATCATCGGCGCCGCCTTCGGCAAGATCGTTTCGTCGTTCGTCGGCGACGTGATCATGCCTCCCATCGGCCTGTTGATCGGCGGGGTGGATTTCAGCGACCTGGCCATCACGCTCAAGGCCGCCAACGGGGACATCCCGGCAGTGGTGCTGGCGTACGGTAAATTCATCCAGACCCTGATCGACTTCGTCATCGTCGCCTTCGCGATCTTCATGGGCGTCAAAGCCATCAACCGCCTGAAGCGCGAAGAAGCCGTCGCACCGACCCTGCCGCCGGTTCCGACCAAGGAAGAAGTGCTGCTGGGCGAGATCCGCGACCTGCTGAAGGCCCAGAACAATCGACCTTCGGATGTGGGTATTGAAAAATGA
- a CDS encoding autoinducer binding domain-containing protein codes for MERWMESQLNQLSCTTEIDTAYRIALGFAKNIGFKFFAFSTTYQTKLDQYETIKLNNYPAAWNKDYEQQQMKAVDPVVAHCNHSMLPILWSEELFAHVPTLWEALETQGLQHGWSQAIHDERSGFCSILSLARSHCPITAFELYENLGFSVFMGRHLHALITQNLPKKAETPPASHLSAREIDVLKLAADGKTAYESARILNLSPRTINFHVQSAIVKLGVNNKIAAVITAAKEGYLNSNAMR; via the coding sequence ATGGAAAGGTGGATGGAGTCACAATTAAACCAACTGTCGTGCACTACGGAGATAGATACCGCCTACCGTATCGCACTCGGCTTTGCGAAAAATATAGGATTCAAATTTTTCGCATTTTCAACAACTTATCAGACGAAACTCGATCAATACGAAACTATCAAACTTAACAACTACCCGGCTGCCTGGAACAAGGATTATGAACAACAACAAATGAAAGCCGTAGACCCGGTAGTGGCTCATTGCAATCATTCGATGTTGCCGATTCTTTGGAGCGAAGAGCTCTTCGCTCATGTTCCAACGCTATGGGAAGCGCTTGAAACCCAAGGTCTGCAGCACGGATGGTCACAGGCCATTCATGACGAAAGAAGCGGGTTCTGCAGCATCCTGAGTCTGGCCAGAAGCCACTGCCCGATCACTGCGTTCGAGCTGTATGAGAATCTTGGCTTTTCAGTGTTCATGGGCCGCCATCTGCATGCGTTGATCACGCAGAACTTGCCCAAAAAAGCCGAGACACCGCCTGCTTCGCATTTATCCGCCAGGGAAATCGACGTATTGAAACTGGCAGCCGATGGCAAGACCGCGTATGAGAGCGCCAGAATTCTCAACCTCAGCCCGCGCACCATCAATTTTCATGTGCAAAGCGCGATTGTGAAACTCGGCGTCAACAACAAGATTGCGGCAGTCATCACCGCTGCCAAGGAAGGCTATCTGAACAGCAATGCGATGCGATGA
- a CDS encoding ferredoxin--NADP reductase yields MTASVEKFTRQTLLDVQPLTPNLFTLRTTRDPGFRFRAGQFARLGVTKADGGTVWRAYSMVSSPYDEFLEFFSIVVPGGEFTSELSRLEVGDTLLVDRQAFGYLTLDRFIDGRDLWLLSTGTGVAPFLSILQDFEVWEKFERIILVYSVREARELAYQALLAGLAQRDYLSEHAHKLRFIATVTREQHPGALNGRITTLIENGELEQAAGVNLTAEHSRVMLCGNPQMIDDTRKLLKQRHMHLSLSRRPGQVAVENYW; encoded by the coding sequence ATGACCGCCAGTGTAGAAAAATTCACGCGCCAGACATTGCTCGACGTTCAGCCGTTGACCCCGAACCTGTTTACCCTGCGGACCACCAGGGATCCGGGGTTTCGCTTTCGAGCAGGGCAATTCGCCCGGCTAGGCGTGACCAAAGCCGATGGCGGCACGGTATGGCGCGCTTACTCCATGGTTTCGTCACCTTATGACGAATTTCTCGAGTTCTTCTCAATCGTGGTGCCGGGGGGGGAATTCACCAGTGAGCTGAGCCGGCTGGAAGTCGGCGATACGCTGCTGGTGGACCGTCAGGCCTTCGGTTACCTGACACTGGATCGCTTTATCGACGGGCGTGATCTCTGGTTGTTGTCCACAGGCACCGGCGTGGCACCGTTCCTGTCGATTCTGCAGGATTTCGAGGTCTGGGAAAAATTCGAGCGAATCATCCTGGTCTACAGCGTGCGCGAAGCCCGGGAACTGGCTTACCAAGCGCTGCTTGCAGGCCTGGCGCAGCGTGACTATTTATCGGAGCACGCACACAAGTTGCGGTTCATCGCCACTGTCACGCGCGAACAACATCCTGGTGCGTTGAATGGCCGGATCACCACCCTGATTGAAAATGGTGAGCTGGAGCAGGCGGCCGGGGTGAACCTGACAGCCGAGCATTCCCGAGTCATGCTTTGCGGCAACCCGCAGATGATCGATGACACGCGAAAGCTGCTTAAACAGCGTCACATGCACTTGAGTCTCAGCCGGCGACCCGGCCAGGTCGCGGTGGAAAACTACTGGTAA